A DNA window from Loxodonta africana isolate mLoxAfr1 chromosome 7, mLoxAfr1.hap2, whole genome shotgun sequence contains the following coding sequences:
- the LOC100676576 gene encoding olfactory receptor 10AG1-like — MNHQEKPPEENLTEMMEFSLLGFADMPHLQWFLFGLFLVIYIIILMSNGTIFLITKMDPALQSPMYFLANFSFLEICYVTATLPRMLMNLGTQRRRISMAACATQMCFVLLFGGTESLLLAVMAYDRYVAICNPLHYPVVMNHRVCIQLVTGSWITGIPVMIGHTYQIFSLPFCRCKQISHFFCDIPPILKLACGDTFVNEMLVYIVTVLFVMFPFLLILCSYSKIISIILKLPSATSQAKAFSTCSSHLMVVVLFFGSCIITYLRPNTRHSEGTDKVLSLFYTILTPLFNPVIYSLRNNDVIKVLKKLLCK, encoded by the coding sequence ATgaatcatcaggaaaaaccaccAGAAGAAAATCTAACTGAAATGATGGAATTTTCTCTCTTAGGCTTTGCTGACATGCCCCATCTCCAGTGGTTCCTTTTTGGATTGTTTTTAGTCATCTATATCATTATCCTGATGAGCAATGGCACCATATTTCTAATAACAAAAATGGATCCTGCTCTCCAGAGCCCTATGTATTTcctggcaaatttttccttcttggAAATCTGCTATGTAACAGCTACTCTCCCCAGAATGCTGATGAATCTAGGGACCCAGAGAAGAAGAATTTCCATGGCTGCCTGTGCTACACAGATGTGCTTTGTTCTTCTGTTCGGAGGTACAGAGTCTTTGCTCCtggcagtgatggcctatgatcgctatgtggccatttgtaacccTCTACACTACCCTGTAGTCATGAACCACAGGGTCTGTATCCAGTTGGTGACTGGGTCCTGGATCACTGGAATCCCAGTTATGATAGGGCATACGTATCAgattttctctctgcctttttgtAGATGTAAACAAATTAGCCATTTCTTCTGTGACATTCCCCCAATACTCAAGCTAGCTTGTGGGGACACCTTTGTAAATGAGATGTTGGTCTACATAGTTACTGTGTTATTTGTCATGTTTCCATTTCTGTTGATTCTTTGCTCCTACAGTAAAATcatctccatcatcctgaagttGCCATCAGCCACAAGTCAAGctaaagccttctccacctgctcaTCTCATCTTATGGTTGTGGTGTTATTCTTTGGATCATGCATTATTACATACTTAAGACCCAACACCAGACATTCAGAGGGAACTGACAAAGTGCTTTCTCTTTTCTACACTATCCTAACACCTTTGTTTAATCCCGTGATATATAGTCTAAGGAACAATGATGTCATAAAAGTACTGAAAAAATTGCTATGTAAATAA